One window of Cohnella hashimotonis genomic DNA carries:
- a CDS encoding AraC family transcriptional regulator — MTGADEIVKKQKELAFIIDRYPEGTHATAIPSLKFIRSDGASQPIYSIYNPSLCIVAQGSKLIMLGQESYRYDPASYLVASVHLPITGQIVQATPQHPYLSLQLDFSTDQIVDMIKEFNSERDLKEVSRRGLVVSQTTPSLLEAVLRLVRLLDTPRDIPALAPLVIREILYRILQAEQGAAVLQFAVAGSNAGRIAKVIHLINRDFAKPLRIDELAKAASMSASSLHAHFKEVTAMSPLQYQKQVRLQEARRLLLSDIPEAANAGFQVGYDSPSQFSREYARMFGRPPLSDIKRLRESLSLQDAITQVVSRYSEGLTPVTDLNSRLI; from the coding sequence ATGACAGGGGCTGACGAGATCGTTAAAAAGCAGAAGGAATTGGCTTTTATTATCGACCGGTATCCTGAGGGAACGCATGCTACGGCCATTCCTTCCTTGAAGTTCATTCGCTCAGACGGAGCGTCCCAACCGATCTATTCGATCTATAATCCGTCCTTGTGTATCGTTGCACAAGGATCCAAGTTGATTATGCTGGGTCAAGAGAGTTATCGATACGATCCGGCATCCTACCTGGTCGCCTCCGTCCACTTGCCGATTACCGGACAGATCGTCCAGGCCACGCCGCAGCATCCTTACCTTAGTCTGCAACTGGATTTTAGTACGGATCAGATCGTAGATATGATCAAGGAATTCAACTCGGAGCGGGATCTTAAGGAAGTTTCCAGACGCGGCCTAGTGGTAAGTCAAACGACTCCGTCCCTTCTCGAGGCCGTATTGAGGTTAGTCCGTCTGTTAGACACGCCGCGGGATATCCCCGCGCTTGCCCCTTTGGTCATTCGTGAAATTCTTTATCGGATTTTACAGGCCGAGCAGGGCGCTGCCGTCCTGCAGTTCGCCGTGGCCGGCAGCAATGCCGGGCGGATCGCGAAGGTCATTCATCTCATCAACCGTGATTTCGCCAAGCCTCTGCGTATAGACGAGCTCGCCAAAGCTGCAAGCATGAGCGCGTCTTCCTTGCACGCTCATTTCAAGGAAGTCACCGCGATGAGCCCCTTGCAGTATCAAAAACAAGTGAGGCTGCAGGAGGCTCGCCGTTTATTGCTATCGGATATCCCGGAAGCCGCGAATGCCGGATTCCAAGTGGGCTACGATAGTCCGTCCCAGTTCAGCCGCGAATATGCCCGGATGTTCGGTCGGCCTCCCTTAAGCGACATCAAACGCCTTCGCGAGTCTTTATCCCTGCAAGACGCCATAACTCAGGTCGTCTCGCGGTATTCCGAAGGACTCACGCCTGTAACGGACTTGAACAGTCGGCTCATATAA
- a CDS encoding response regulator, whose protein sequence is MYKIVVVDDEPLLLRNIKNSIMQAHDGFAIVGEAADGDEALELIAAERPDVVFTDIKMPTMDGLTLIGELRRRGIDAKIVLLSGYQEFDYAKRALQFGVEDYLLKPLSPRALGDLLSKLHDVLEAEKRKRQDELLDDIVRKEIDFLPPAVELERMFRDYRAFGGLLLCAGSVSRFGGNWLTPAKDFWLKNDLSGLLGELVPEPLRFWIVQLNYANEKLVILASPGAPGPAFADIAGRLYDKLLACRFPVTMVARPPFSAMDDLPYLLQRDRILLQKFAIFGQSRRIDPHANEPSERTPDHPLAANAEKLLLNWIEKRQPDPFKAEFAALLGDCERQACPQIRLEGVLKRVVQLFQQTSPGPSQPRILEIELEIDELISGSYKYASLLEGMSVLLDELFQLAGAEKHVKEDQPALVLEMERYIRSRYTELLSLPSVAAHFGVTPALVSSLFKKHKGIPPMEFIIRLRIEKAKQLLCISPPLTIRDVAAAIGYDDPYYMSRLFKSVTGVSPSEYRETT, encoded by the coding sequence ATGTACAAAATCGTGGTCGTCGACGACGAGCCGCTGCTGCTGCGGAACATTAAGAACAGCATCATGCAGGCGCATGACGGATTTGCGATTGTCGGGGAGGCTGCCGACGGCGACGAGGCGCTCGAGCTGATCGCAGCCGAGCGGCCGGACGTCGTCTTCACGGATATCAAAATGCCGACGATGGACGGGCTGACGCTGATCGGAGAGCTGCGCAGGCGGGGGATCGACGCGAAAATCGTGCTGCTGAGCGGTTATCAGGAGTTCGATTATGCGAAAAGGGCGTTGCAGTTCGGCGTGGAGGATTATCTGCTGAAGCCGCTCTCTCCCCGGGCGCTGGGCGACTTGTTAAGCAAGCTGCACGACGTTCTTGAAGCGGAGAAAAGAAAACGGCAGGACGAGCTGCTGGATGACATTGTCCGCAAGGAGATCGATTTTCTCCCCCCTGCGGTCGAGCTGGAGCGGATGTTCCGGGACTATCGCGCCTTTGGCGGGCTGCTGCTGTGCGCGGGATCCGTCAGCAGATTCGGAGGCAATTGGCTGACGCCGGCCAAGGACTTCTGGCTTAAAAACGATCTGTCAGGGCTTCTTGGCGAGCTCGTGCCGGAGCCGCTCCGGTTCTGGATCGTGCAGCTGAACTATGCCAACGAGAAGCTGGTCATTCTCGCTTCTCCCGGCGCGCCCGGCCCGGCATTTGCGGACATCGCCGGCCGTTTGTACGACAAGCTGCTGGCGTGCCGGTTCCCGGTCACGATGGTCGCCCGCCCTCCCTTCTCCGCCATGGATGACCTTCCCTACCTGCTCCAGCGGGACCGGATTCTCTTGCAGAAATTCGCCATCTTCGGCCAGTCTCGGCGAATCGATCCGCATGCTAACGAGCCAAGCGAGCGGACTCCCGATCATCCGCTGGCCGCCAATGCGGAAAAGTTGCTGCTGAACTGGATCGAGAAGCGGCAGCCCGACCCCTTCAAGGCGGAATTTGCCGCGCTGCTCGGCGACTGCGAGCGCCAGGCATGCCCGCAGATCAGGCTGGAAGGCGTGCTCAAGCGGGTCGTCCAGCTATTCCAGCAGACGAGTCCCGGGCCCAGCCAACCGCGTATCCTCGAGATCGAACTCGAGATCGACGAGTTGATCTCCGGCTCGTACAAGTACGCTTCTCTCCTGGAAGGCATGTCGGTGCTGCTGGACGAGCTATTCCAGCTCGCGGGGGCCGAAAAGCATGTTAAAGAGGACCAGCCCGCGCTGGTCCTTGAGATGGAACGCTATATTCGCAGCCGCTATACCGAGCTGCTGTCGTTGCCGTCCGTCGCGGCGCACTTTGGCGTCACGCCCGCCTTGGTCAGCAGTCTTTTCAAAAAACACAAAGGCATTCCTCCGATGGAGTTCATCATCAGGCTGCGCATCGAGAAGGCTAAACAGTTGCTCTGCATCTCCCCCCCGCTGACGATCAGGGACGTAGCCGCCGCCATCGGGTACGACGATCCTTATTATATGAGCCGACTGTTCAAGTCCGTTACAGGCGTGAGTCCTTCGGAATACCGCGAGACGACCTGA
- a CDS encoding carbohydrate ABC transporter permease, with translation MTGKRKSFYSLTFLIPGMAIYLVFFIGPNLLSLGLGFTDWSVYSMTEFGFNGLDNFKQMLSESIFKKSIVNTFYFAFATVILSNVIGFLLAVIMNAKLKLESFYRSAFFIPTTLSFLVVGPVFNALYNPESGPINTFLRAVGLGSLAKGWLVDPNYAMNSVIVMSVWSGIGVTILLYISGLQSVPPEYYEAAEIDGCTAWQKLRHVSIPLIVPSITVNVVLSLIGGLKVFGQVFVLTNGGPNDATQVFGTLIFKTFGEGLLGYSSAVGLVFTVIVCLMSFVLVYALRKLEAEY, from the coding sequence ATGACAGGCAAACGCAAATCTTTCTATTCTTTGACCTTTCTCATACCCGGCATGGCCATCTACCTGGTCTTTTTCATCGGACCGAACCTGCTCAGCCTCGGACTCGGCTTTACGGACTGGTCCGTATACAGCATGACGGAGTTCGGCTTCAACGGCCTCGATAACTTCAAGCAGATGCTCTCCGAGTCGATTTTCAAAAAATCGATCGTCAACACGTTTTATTTCGCTTTCGCTACCGTCATTCTTAGCAATGTAATCGGTTTTTTGCTCGCTGTCATTATGAACGCCAAGCTGAAGCTCGAGTCGTTTTACCGCAGCGCGTTTTTTATACCGACGACGCTGAGCTTCCTGGTCGTCGGGCCGGTGTTCAACGCGCTGTACAACCCGGAGTCGGGACCGATCAACACCTTTCTGCGCGCGGTTGGGCTCGGTTCGCTCGCCAAGGGATGGCTGGTCGATCCGAATTATGCCATGAATAGCGTCATCGTCATGAGCGTATGGTCGGGTATCGGGGTCACGATTCTGCTTTATATTTCCGGCTTGCAGTCCGTACCGCCGGAATACTACGAGGCCGCGGAGATCGACGGCTGCACGGCGTGGCAGAAGCTGCGGCATGTCTCGATTCCGCTGATCGTGCCGTCGATCACGGTCAACGTCGTGCTGTCGCTCATCGGCGGCTTAAAGGTATTCGGCCAGGTGTTCGTGCTGACGAACGGCGGCCCGAACGACGCTACACAGGTGTTCGGAACACTTATATTCAAGACGTTCGGGGAGGGGCTGCTCGGATATTCCTCTGCTGTCGGCCTCGTATTCACAGTGATCGTCTGTCTGATGAGTTTTGTGCTCGTCTATGCATTAAGGAAGCTGGAGGCGGAGTATTGA
- a CDS encoding Atu4866 domain-containing protein encodes MENNRGEQQSYVGMWVTRDGYVRQALLPNGRYDEARGNRKSAYQGSYTIKGDHIDYVDDTGFTADGEFRDGILYHGGMIFYREK; translated from the coding sequence ATGGAAAACAACAGGGGCGAACAACAATCCTATGTCGGCATGTGGGTTACGAGGGACGGTTACGTTCGTCAAGCGCTTCTGCCGAATGGCCGCTATGACGAGGCTCGCGGCAATCGGAAAAGCGCTTATCAGGGCAGCTATACCATTAAGGGAGATCATATCGACTATGTGGACGATACCGGCTTCACTGCCGACGGCGAGTTTCGAGACGGCATTCTCTACCACGGCGGCATGATTTTTTATCGGGAAAAATAA
- a CDS encoding M15 family metallopeptidase, producing MKLEPSGASLARRRAASTRRRGRLLLAACVAAALIVAANLPAVKLLLPAELWREVAPVVSLHPIVAEKMKTLKAESEAQGIRIAITDGFRSEAEQNALYLKGRSAPGDIVTNARGGQSYHNYGLAIDFAIRTKKGKVLWDTAYDGNRNGKADWMEVVGIAKRLGFSWGGDWESFPDYPHLQMDFGLSIPELQRGHRPPEDLRLAEEWAQQAGSKA from the coding sequence ATGAAATTGGAACCCTCCGGGGCATCGCTGGCGAGAAGGCGGGCTGCCTCAACCCGCAGACGCGGACGCCTGCTGCTGGCCGCATGCGTCGCCGCCGCGCTGATCGTCGCCGCGAATCTGCCTGCCGTCAAATTGTTGCTGCCCGCCGAGCTGTGGCGCGAAGTGGCTCCGGTCGTCTCCTTGCACCCGATCGTCGCCGAAAAAATGAAAACGTTGAAGGCCGAATCCGAAGCGCAGGGCATCCGGATTGCGATTACGGACGGATTTCGCAGCGAGGCCGAGCAGAACGCGCTTTATCTCAAGGGACGGAGCGCTCCAGGCGACATCGTGACCAACGCCAGAGGCGGCCAATCGTATCATAACTACGGCCTTGCCATCGACTTCGCCATCCGTACGAAGAAGGGCAAAGTCCTATGGGATACGGCGTACGACGGCAATCGCAACGGGAAAGCCGACTGGATGGAAGTCGTCGGGATCGCCAAGCGGCTCGGCTTCTCTTGGGGCGGCGACTGGGAGAGCTTCCCGGATTATCCGCACCTGCAGATGGACTTCGGCCTGTCCATCCCGGAGCTGCAGCGCGGGCACCGGCCGCCCGAGGATCTCCGGCTCGCGGAGGAATGGGCGCAGCAGGCTGGGAGCAAGGCTTGA
- a CDS encoding SDR family NAD(P)-dependent oxidoreductase gives MKHPHVWFVTGASKGLGLALTQKLLAEGCRVAATSRNPDALMTAVGTRETDRFLPLQVNLAHEREVEAAITSVIAKFGHIDVVVNNAGYGLQGTFESLTDQEIRDHFDINVFSIMNVLRHAIPHLRKAGQGHIFNMSSIGGFAGGYTGWGSYSATKFAVSGLTEALAAEMKPFGVSATVVYPGAFRTSFLTERSLAVSPNPILAYTEAQASIDRYREMSGKQQGDPVKAAEVLMQVASTSTPPLHLFLGPDAYKAANEKIKHVLRDLDGNKHLTLSTSFQVNRGD, from the coding sequence ATGAAGCATCCCCATGTTTGGTTCGTAACAGGAGCCTCTAAAGGCTTAGGGCTTGCACTAACCCAAAAGCTGTTGGCGGAAGGCTGCCGGGTCGCTGCGACGTCAAGAAATCCGGATGCGCTTATGACGGCGGTCGGCACTCGGGAAACGGATCGGTTTCTGCCCTTACAGGTGAACCTTGCCCATGAGCGAGAGGTTGAAGCCGCCATTACGTCTGTCATCGCCAAATTCGGCCATATCGATGTCGTCGTCAATAACGCCGGCTATGGACTGCAAGGAACGTTCGAATCGCTGACCGACCAAGAGATACGCGACCATTTTGACATCAACGTATTTAGCATTATGAATGTACTCCGTCATGCTATTCCTCATCTTCGAAAAGCGGGCCAGGGTCACATTTTTAATATGTCCTCCATCGGCGGGTTCGCAGGCGGTTATACCGGTTGGGGCAGCTACTCCGCCACCAAATTCGCCGTATCCGGCCTTACGGAGGCTTTGGCAGCCGAGATGAAGCCGTTCGGCGTATCGGCCACCGTTGTTTATCCCGGCGCTTTCCGTACCAGCTTCCTGACCGAACGATCGTTGGCCGTCTCGCCGAATCCAATTCTTGCGTATACGGAAGCACAGGCTTCAATCGATCGTTATCGCGAAATGTCGGGCAAACAGCAGGGAGATCCCGTCAAGGCCGCTGAAGTTTTGATGCAAGTCGCCTCAACCTCCACGCCTCCGCTGCATCTGTTTTTAGGACCCGATGCTTATAAAGCCGCGAATGAAAAAATAAAGCATGTGCTGCGCGACTTGGACGGCAATAAGCATTTGACCCTATCTACTTCATTTCAAGTTAATAGAGGGGATTAA
- a CDS encoding sensor histidine kinase, with translation MRISFPFKMFIIYSTFVSAIILGLAALFYVYISHTLKDNSYKGMEQSVGRIATQIDSLVDRMDDLSNVIFFNKDLQEMLVDTVGYENGDVNYFDRFPDQRKRIIDVLLSIVGTKNQARRVVIFNGKSNYVSWSVLPDNNFSVESDLRQVPWLKDIRAKDGNSVLLPADDQQIFREQNPVKLISFARKMVYSWGNSSPLGYVVIQQPYALLEEICAPSLVGQAEIVVADGSGTIVYPADRQGRQMAAFGSDTLVYRGVAPLSGWSVYEALPKADFMAPVYRMQRMILYAGIGLILGTSLLLLLITNRLTVPIKQLRKSLQTISLHNPGDPIRLPGANNEITLLNMAFRKTLQRLQESMNETIQSRSKEMEAHMRALQAQMDPHFLFNSLMGISAVGQEQGNDNIVEMCSRLGQMLRYIGSYDASRTSLADEFAHAANYLAMQHFRYEDRLDYEIGFDGDMASIPVPKLILQPLVENAFNHGFAGVKPPYRIRIGGAAEGDTWTVSVRDNGKGFRPGTLETLMAKIEEFERRMDSHDFENRLQIGGMALANIYIRLRNLYKNEAVFRLGSAETGGAIVTIGGKTAPERRS, from the coding sequence ATGAGAATCTCTTTTCCGTTCAAGATGTTCATCATCTACTCGACCTTCGTATCCGCAATCATACTGGGATTGGCCGCGCTGTTCTACGTTTATATCAGCCACACGCTCAAAGACAATTCATACAAGGGAATGGAACAGTCGGTCGGCCGGATCGCGACGCAGATCGATTCGCTCGTGGACCGGATGGACGACCTGTCCAATGTCATTTTTTTCAATAAAGATTTGCAGGAGATGCTGGTGGACACGGTCGGTTACGAGAACGGGGATGTCAACTATTTCGACAGGTTCCCGGATCAGCGCAAGCGGATCATCGACGTCCTCCTCTCGATCGTCGGGACCAAAAATCAGGCCAGAAGAGTCGTTATTTTTAACGGGAAAAGCAACTACGTGTCCTGGTCGGTGCTGCCGGACAACAATTTCTCCGTAGAGTCGGATTTGCGCCAGGTTCCCTGGCTGAAGGACATCCGGGCAAAGGACGGCAACTCGGTGCTGCTTCCAGCCGACGATCAGCAGATTTTTCGGGAGCAGAATCCCGTCAAGCTCATCTCCTTTGCGAGAAAAATGGTGTATTCCTGGGGCAATTCGTCCCCGCTCGGCTACGTTGTCATCCAGCAGCCCTATGCCTTGCTGGAAGAGATCTGCGCGCCTTCTCTCGTCGGGCAGGCGGAGATTGTCGTCGCCGACGGCAGCGGCACGATCGTCTACCCGGCTGACCGGCAGGGACGGCAGATGGCGGCATTCGGCTCGGATACGCTCGTCTACCGCGGGGTCGCGCCGCTCTCTGGCTGGTCTGTCTACGAAGCGCTTCCCAAAGCGGACTTCATGGCGCCGGTCTACCGGATGCAGCGGATGATCCTGTACGCGGGAATCGGACTGATTCTAGGCACGTCGCTGCTCCTGCTGCTTATCACCAATCGATTGACCGTTCCGATCAAGCAGCTGCGCAAGTCGCTGCAGACGATCTCGCTGCACAACCCGGGCGATCCGATTCGGCTGCCAGGCGCCAACAACGAGATTACGCTGCTCAACATGGCTTTTCGCAAGACGCTTCAACGGCTCCAGGAGTCGATGAACGAAACGATTCAATCGCGTTCCAAGGAGATGGAGGCGCATATGCGAGCGCTGCAGGCCCAGATGGATCCCCATTTTCTCTTCAACTCGCTGATGGGCATCAGCGCTGTCGGCCAGGAGCAGGGCAACGACAACATCGTAGAGATGTGCAGCCGCCTGGGCCAGATGCTCCGCTACATCGGCTCCTATGATGCCTCGCGGACGAGCCTGGCGGACGAATTCGCGCATGCGGCCAACTACTTGGCCATGCAGCATTTCCGCTATGAAGACCGGCTGGACTACGAGATCGGCTTCGACGGCGACATGGCATCGATTCCCGTGCCCAAGCTCATCCTGCAGCCGCTCGTCGAAAATGCGTTCAACCACGGCTTCGCGGGCGTCAAGCCGCCCTATCGCATTCGCATCGGCGGGGCAGCGGAAGGCGATACGTGGACGGTGTCCGTGCGTGACAACGGCAAAGGCTTCCGACCCGGGACGCTGGAGACGCTCATGGCCAAAATCGAGGAATTCGAGAGGCGCATGGACAGCCACGATTTCGAGAACCGTCTGCAAATCGGCGGCATGGCGCTCGCGAACATTTACATTCGACTGAGAAATCTGTACAAAAACGAGGCCGTCTTCCGGCTAGGCAGCGCCGAGACGGGCGGCGCGATCGTCACGATCGGCGGTAAGACCGCACCCGAGAGGAGGAGCTAG
- a CDS encoding ABC transporter substrate-binding protein — MRNGRKAALSLLTLSVLLMAACGGNDGSNAAASPNASPDASTASAGASAPAETNKTPVKLTFATYNAWWNMENLQKAIKMYEEETGNTIEPQIYPDDQFMNVLKAKLATGDVPDVFAFNPSVKDFGQDQLAPLNGPWVDKLDKSRAVKNGYTWAGDDKVYVAPYGSTSFMGLMYNKDVVAKAGVTLPLKTYGDLLAAAEKIKAAGAIPLYMPNKEAWTAQIDVFAGSQYIAMKNPDFAQQVASGKLKYQDEPLLVDMFKRIADFQKKGYMNADMASATMPMAEQALAEGKTAFVAGGNWLYQDFVLNYPDKAASIGMTPFTWGDDPADLSVFKGGSGNGLYIPAASKQPEAAMDFINFVMSDKVMQAMYEIAPGANDVGAPTKASPWDTELQALIDNGTAKTGDAFNDAANAIEPNFDSGDMGAAGQALFAGKDPVKALEDLYNSVAKKNKAKKIPGF, encoded by the coding sequence GTGAGAAACGGACGGAAAGCGGCATTATCCTTATTGACCCTGAGCGTGCTGCTTATGGCCGCCTGCGGCGGCAACGACGGAAGCAACGCGGCGGCATCGCCGAATGCATCTCCGGATGCAAGCACGGCGTCAGCTGGCGCTTCGGCGCCCGCAGAGACGAATAAAACGCCGGTCAAGCTGACGTTCGCCACTTATAATGCCTGGTGGAACATGGAGAACCTTCAAAAGGCGATCAAGATGTACGAGGAGGAAACCGGCAATACGATCGAGCCGCAGATCTACCCGGACGATCAATTCATGAACGTGCTCAAGGCGAAGCTGGCGACGGGCGACGTACCGGACGTGTTCGCCTTCAACCCAAGCGTTAAGGACTTCGGACAGGATCAGCTCGCGCCATTGAATGGACCCTGGGTGGATAAGCTCGACAAATCGAGGGCCGTGAAAAACGGATATACGTGGGCCGGCGACGACAAAGTCTATGTGGCGCCATACGGCAGCACCTCGTTCATGGGGCTGATGTACAACAAGGACGTCGTCGCTAAGGCGGGCGTGACGCTCCCGCTCAAAACGTACGGCGACCTTCTCGCGGCGGCGGAGAAAATCAAGGCGGCCGGCGCCATCCCGCTGTACATGCCCAATAAGGAAGCGTGGACCGCGCAGATCGACGTCTTCGCCGGCTCGCAGTACATCGCGATGAAGAACCCCGACTTCGCGCAGCAGGTCGCGTCAGGCAAGCTGAAATACCAGGACGAGCCACTGCTTGTCGATATGTTCAAGCGCATCGCGGATTTCCAGAAGAAGGGCTATATGAACGCCGATATGGCTTCGGCGACGATGCCGATGGCAGAGCAGGCGCTGGCGGAGGGCAAGACCGCGTTCGTGGCGGGAGGCAACTGGCTGTACCAGGATTTCGTCCTTAACTATCCGGACAAGGCGGCCTCGATCGGCATGACGCCGTTCACGTGGGGAGACGACCCCGCCGATCTGAGCGTCTTCAAGGGCGGCTCCGGCAACGGTCTGTATATTCCCGCGGCGTCCAAGCAGCCGGAAGCGGCGATGGACTTCATCAACTTCGTCATGAGCGACAAGGTCATGCAGGCGATGTACGAGATCGCGCCCGGCGCGAACGACGTGGGCGCGCCGACCAAGGCGAGCCCCTGGGACACCGAGCTGCAGGCGCTCATCGACAACGGCACCGCGAAGACGGGCGACGCCTTCAACGATGCCGCCAATGCGATCGAACCGAACTTCGATTCGGGCGACATGGGCGCCGCCGGCCAGGCGCTGTTCGCGGGCAAGGATCCGGTGAAGGCGCTTGAGGATCTGTACAACAGCGTAGCCAAGAAAAACAAAGCCAAAAAAATTCCCGGCTTCTGA
- a CDS encoding carbohydrate ABC transporter permease, translating to MRKSVAKRWLPELAMLLVTLVFVIPVWMVLVNSFKNEKDAAFFGIGLPGTLHFENYQKVFEEADIIGAFLNGMLYCAVVGVLSLAFASMAAFVIARSKGRLTELSYYVFLSGIVLPGAIIPTFFLLQRMGLIGTYASVIVVLLSMTMPIGVFLYTGFVKTVPVELDEAAIIDGAGRLRLFFRIVFPLLTPVTITLVIFNFMGVWNDITTQLYFVDASKWTMPMMVYRFQGMYSTKWNLVFADLVLTSLPVIVVYILGQKYMVSGMTQGAVKG from the coding sequence ATGAGAAAATCTGTCGCCAAAAGATGGCTGCCGGAGCTTGCCATGCTGCTCGTCACGCTCGTGTTCGTCATTCCGGTATGGATGGTGCTCGTCAACTCCTTCAAAAACGAGAAGGACGCCGCTTTTTTCGGCATCGGCCTGCCGGGAACACTGCACTTCGAAAATTACCAAAAGGTGTTCGAAGAAGCCGACATCATCGGGGCGTTTCTGAATGGCATGCTGTACTGCGCGGTCGTCGGCGTGCTGTCGCTCGCCTTCGCTTCAATGGCCGCCTTTGTCATCGCACGGTCGAAGGGGAGGCTGACCGAGCTGTCCTACTACGTATTCTTGTCGGGCATCGTGCTGCCAGGGGCGATCATCCCGACCTTCTTCCTGCTGCAGCGGATGGGCTTGATCGGCACCTATGCCTCGGTCATCGTCGTGCTGCTGTCGATGACGATGCCGATCGGCGTCTTCCTGTACACCGGGTTCGTCAAAACCGTGCCCGTCGAGCTGGACGAGGCGGCGATCATCGACGGAGCGGGCAGACTGCGGCTGTTTTTCCGCATCGTGTTCCCGCTGCTGACGCCGGTTACGATCACGCTCGTCATTTTCAACTTTATGGGCGTCTGGAATGATATCACGACGCAGCTTTATTTCGTGGACGCGAGCAAATGGACGATGCCGATGATGGTGTACCGATTTCAAGGGATGTACAGCACCAAGTGGAACCTTGTGTTCGCGGACTTGGTTCTTACTTCGCTGCCCGTTATCGTCGTGTACATCCTCGGCCAAAAGTACATGGTGTCGGGCATGACGCAAGGAGCTGTCAAAGGTTAG